One region of Xylanimonas ulmi genomic DNA includes:
- a CDS encoding PRD domain-containing protein, producing MNHELRQRLDAFRATDSIPSRAVDFVERELAMIDPQATLDDEQAGLFVSHAVMAVTRLAQGDDTVTAPDENVYAEVVSKDPSTPITAQRMADRVAEEFRRPLPDAEVKFLTIHIALLNHHLTRESS from the coding sequence ATGAACCACGAGCTTCGTCAGCGCCTCGACGCCTTCCGGGCGACAGACTCCATCCCCTCGCGGGCTGTCGACTTCGTCGAACGCGAACTCGCCATGATCGACCCGCAGGCGACGCTCGACGACGAGCAAGCCGGCCTGTTCGTCTCACACGCGGTGATGGCGGTGACACGCCTAGCCCAGGGCGACGACACCGTGACCGCGCCCGACGAGAACGTCTACGCCGAGGTGGTCTCAAAAGACCCTTCGACGCCGATCACGGCCCAACGCATGGCCGATCGCGTGGCCGAGGAGTTCCGACGACCTCTGCCGGACGCGGAGGTCAAGTTCCTGACCATTCACATCGCCCTGCTGAACCACCACCTGACAAGGGAGTCGTCATGA
- a CDS encoding DUF2620 family protein — translation MRIIAGGVGKAQVADALRSMLRPHDTITVSSDMDAALKLRTGDADYYLGTCHTGAGASLGVLVGLLGADKCHTFGRAALTAEDIEAQLSAGKVAFGFSVDQIDDAVPALWAALLKEEKV, via the coding sequence ATGAGAATCATCGCCGGAGGCGTGGGCAAGGCGCAGGTCGCTGACGCCCTCAGGTCAATGCTCCGCCCACACGACACCATCACCGTCAGCAGCGACATGGACGCGGCGCTTAAGCTGCGCACCGGCGACGCCGACTACTACCTCGGCACGTGTCACACCGGCGCGGGCGCCAGCCTCGGCGTCCTCGTTGGACTCCTCGGCGCCGACAAATGCCACACCTTCGGCCGCGCCGCACTCACCGCAGAGGACATCGAGGCCCAACTCTCCGCAGGCAAGGTCGCCTTCGGGTTCTCGGTGGACCAGATCGACGACGCCGTCCCGGCCCTGTGGGCGGCCCTCCTCAAGGAAGAGAAGGTCTGA
- a CDS encoding YhfT family protein: MFALLAAANEASGVHFATWQSITVMIVTAVAAVMAHKALAVFNDGARPFMLDFIGGKTTRPATATVVFGLSAGFIFGFGAPLALSTGVLNPWLLFLPAEILGLVAPTWWLAAAAGLGWGAISAWGLSSINNLSANLPVDFISALGELGTPILWLFAIFPALAVARQFGRTKGLITFGVQIAATVATMKLWPNIFAASIAMAAGVVMLVAFAVTKDRSERSAEAVALASMSDAERAAHAGNKAVAAAAVDQLFGPNAARLRKYLPWFAVLGAAVAVLSATGIFAGGEATSFLVADRQFVEAAQVDFWRAFGFIPLIATTALASGAYAMAGLTFVYPVGYLIGHFIGNPALALVVAAIAGALVFSVEVFALSGLGKWMQRWPSIRESADHIRNAINEALQAAILVGSLMVALSMGGGLGALLVGGLYLLNEALGRPVIRMAAGPAAILVSGVLLNLLHWVGLFTPVA; this comes from the coding sequence ATGTTCGCACTACTCGCTGCCGCCAACGAAGCCAGCGGCGTGCACTTCGCCACCTGGCAGTCCATCACCGTCATGATCGTCACTGCCGTCGCAGCCGTCATGGCCCACAAGGCCCTGGCCGTGTTCAACGACGGCGCGCGCCCCTTCATGCTCGACTTCATCGGCGGCAAGACCACCCGCCCCGCAACCGCGACCGTCGTGTTCGGCCTATCGGCCGGGTTCATTTTCGGCTTCGGCGCCCCTCTCGCGCTGTCGACCGGAGTGCTCAACCCGTGGCTGCTCTTCCTGCCCGCCGAGATCCTCGGTCTCGTCGCTCCGACGTGGTGGCTCGCCGCCGCCGCGGGTCTGGGCTGGGGAGCGATCTCCGCGTGGGGTCTGTCATCGATCAACAACCTCTCCGCAAACCTTCCGGTCGACTTCATCTCGGCCCTCGGCGAGCTCGGGACTCCGATCCTGTGGCTGTTCGCGATCTTCCCGGCGCTAGCGGTGGCGCGTCAGTTCGGCCGCACCAAGGGCCTGATCACGTTCGGCGTCCAGATCGCCGCGACGGTCGCCACCATGAAGCTCTGGCCGAACATCTTCGCCGCCTCCATTGCCATGGCCGCGGGCGTGGTCATGCTCGTCGCATTCGCTGTCACGAAGGACCGCAGCGAACGCAGCGCCGAGGCCGTCGCCCTCGCGAGCATGAGCGACGCAGAGCGAGCCGCCCATGCTGGGAATAAGGCCGTTGCCGCTGCGGCCGTCGACCAACTCTTCGGCCCGAACGCCGCCCGCCTACGCAAGTACCTGCCGTGGTTTGCCGTGCTCGGCGCAGCGGTGGCCGTCCTTTCCGCCACCGGGATCTTCGCCGGCGGCGAGGCGACCTCGTTCCTTGTCGCAGATCGCCAGTTCGTCGAGGCCGCGCAAGTCGACTTCTGGCGTGCGTTCGGGTTCATCCCGTTGATCGCAACGACGGCGTTGGCCTCCGGCGCGTACGCCATGGCCGGTCTGACGTTCGTCTACCCGGTCGGATACTTGATCGGTCACTTCATCGGCAACCCCGCGTTGGCCCTAGTCGTGGCAGCGATCGCAGGTGCGCTGGTGTTCAGCGTCGAGGTCTTCGCCCTCTCCGGCCTTGGCAAGTGGATGCAGCGCTGGCCGTCGATTCGAGAGTCGGCGGACCACATACGAAACGCCATCAACGAGGCCCTCCAAGCGGCGATCCTCGTCGGCTCGCTCATGGTTGCCCTGTCGATGGGTGGCGGCCTAGGGGCGCTGCTCGTCGGTGGACTGTACCTACTCAACGAGGCGCTCGGCCGCCCAGTCATCCGTATGGCCGCCGGCCCCGCCGCAATCCTTGTCTCCGGCGTGTTGCTCAACCTCCTGCACTGGGTGGGTCTGTTCACCCCGGTCGCGTAA
- a CDS encoding phosphotriesterase family protein, which produces MIQSVLGPIDPHSVRGAVLPHEHLAIDLRVEFDSEAVLSDDDTPAVATELADASARFGLALVIDQTARGMGRDIAALRRIATTSGVPVVASTGWYYERFHPAAEPGDDVGRATALLISDLTEGVDGTDVLAGVIGEIGTHGQTPSAPERVSLLAAGRAAAATARPVSTHAHLGTGARAQLDLLASTGVDLSRVSIGHQDLTTDAAQHAAIADAGAYIAFDTIGKESYQPDDVRLRLVLDLLEQGRERNLLLSNDISRRSYLRVAGGKGYSHTLGRFAARLRAAGIDKHTLDQLFRRNALRWLTGVDVDGAAAPIPSPCEEAL; this is translated from the coding sequence ATGATCCAGTCCGTCCTTGGCCCGATCGACCCCCACAGCGTGCGCGGGGCCGTACTGCCGCACGAGCACCTCGCGATCGACCTGAGAGTCGAGTTCGACAGCGAGGCTGTACTCAGCGACGACGACACCCCCGCCGTCGCCACTGAACTCGCCGACGCCTCGGCCCGGTTCGGCCTCGCACTCGTCATCGACCAGACCGCGCGAGGCATGGGTCGCGACATCGCCGCGTTGCGGCGGATTGCGACGACGTCGGGAGTACCCGTGGTCGCCAGCACCGGGTGGTACTACGAGCGGTTCCACCCGGCCGCCGAGCCGGGCGATGACGTCGGACGCGCGACGGCACTGCTGATCAGCGACCTGACCGAGGGAGTCGACGGAACGGATGTCCTCGCCGGTGTCATCGGCGAGATCGGCACGCACGGGCAGACCCCGAGCGCGCCCGAGAGGGTGAGCCTCCTGGCAGCCGGTCGCGCGGCGGCGGCCACGGCGCGACCGGTCTCGACCCATGCCCACCTGGGCACGGGTGCCCGAGCCCAGCTTGACTTGCTCGCATCGACGGGTGTCGACCTGAGCCGGGTCAGCATCGGCCACCAAGACCTGACGACAGACGCCGCCCAACATGCCGCGATCGCCGACGCGGGGGCGTACATCGCATTCGACACAATCGGAAAAGAGTCCTACCAGCCCGACGACGTCCGCCTGCGCCTGGTGCTCGACCTCCTCGAGCAGGGCCGAGAGCGAAACCTGCTGCTCAGCAACGACATCTCTCGACGCAGTTACCTCCGCGTCGCAGGCGGCAAGGGATACTCCCACACCCTGGGCAGGTTCGCCGCACGGCTGCGCGCCGCTGGCATCGATAAGCACACCCTTGATCAACTCTTCCGACGCAACGCGTTGCGCTGGCTCACCGGAGTAGACGTCGACGGCGCCGCGGCGCCAATCCCCTCCCCCTGCGAGGAGGCCCTGTGA
- a CDS encoding aminotransferase class V-fold PLP-dependent enzyme, translated as MTTPLPHLDAEGAFALQQRIVAAICDELPGDELFRADVGVKLGLGRPHTTARVERVLARTFDAEDACLVQGAGTGAIRAALSAGPWRDGQRRLLAHDAPDYSTTATTFRDGLVEAVRVDLNDPEAVDAALKAPDSPAWVYIQHTRQRLADSFDPIAVVERAHALGKRVIVDENYAAVRTPRLGVQVGAAASTFSLFKLHGPEGVGVVVGDADLCDAAHAANYSGGGQVQGPQAVAALQSLVSAPLNWARQSKEVHRLARLLRDGAVHGIADAVVANVQDLCVVALLDTPVADDVRARASRYGAAPYPVGSNSRYEIAPMIYRLSSSTLDAQPELREWTLRINPMRAGADLTADILSRALRG; from the coding sequence GTGACAACCCCCCTGCCGCACCTCGACGCCGAGGGCGCGTTTGCCCTCCAACAGCGCATTGTCGCCGCCATTTGCGACGAACTGCCTGGCGACGAACTGTTCCGCGCAGACGTCGGCGTCAAGCTCGGCTTAGGACGCCCCCACACGACGGCGCGCGTCGAGCGGGTCCTCGCGCGCACGTTCGACGCCGAGGACGCCTGTCTGGTGCAGGGAGCCGGGACCGGCGCGATCCGCGCCGCGTTGTCCGCTGGTCCCTGGCGCGACGGCCAGCGCCGTTTGCTCGCGCACGACGCCCCGGACTACTCGACAACAGCGACGACCTTCCGCGATGGCCTCGTTGAGGCGGTGCGGGTCGACCTCAACGACCCCGAGGCGGTGGACGCAGCCTTGAAGGCCCCTGACTCGCCCGCCTGGGTATACATCCAGCACACCCGGCAGCGTCTTGCGGACAGCTTCGACCCGATCGCCGTCGTCGAACGAGCCCATGCGCTCGGCAAGCGCGTGATCGTCGACGAGAACTACGCGGCTGTCCGCACACCACGGCTCGGGGTGCAGGTAGGCGCAGCAGCGTCGACCTTTTCCTTGTTCAAGTTGCACGGTCCCGAGGGAGTGGGCGTCGTCGTCGGGGACGCCGACCTATGCGACGCCGCTCACGCCGCCAATTACTCTGGCGGCGGGCAGGTCCAAGGCCCGCAGGCCGTCGCCGCGCTCCAGTCCCTCGTCTCGGCACCCCTGAATTGGGCGCGGCAGTCGAAGGAGGTCCACCGGCTCGCCAGACTGCTCCGCGACGGCGCCGTGCACGGGATCGCCGACGCCGTCGTCGCGAACGTCCAGGACCTGTGTGTCGTGGCGCTGCTCGACACGCCAGTCGCGGACGACGTGCGCGCGCGGGCCTCCCGGTACGGCGCTGCGCCCTACCCTGTGGGGTCCAACTCGCGGTATGAGATCGCACCCATGATCTATCGCCTCTCGTCGTCGACCCTCGACGCACAGCCCGAACTGCGCGAATGGACCCTGCGGATCAACCCGATGCGCGCTGGTGCCGACCTCACGGCTGACATCTTGAGCCGCGCACTGCGAGGCTGA
- a CDS encoding alanine racemase, whose product MFLDTTLRRNPHLIEAAQALHADGLIEPDTYVIDVDTVSANARALAATATAHGLVPWAVIKQIGRNPLVTRAITQHLPLGTAIDVREARALLAGGAHLGNVGHLVQIPRKALPEILAAGADHVTVYDVSNLRAVDAAARSLGIVQPIIARIAGHASDSYPGQEGGFAPCDMARLLETTESLAHTRLVGVTGFPCVVFDPALGRPRVTATLDAVLRAAEVIRGAGVEPVISLPSHSSCSTVPLVAAAGGTHIEPGHALTGSTPEHAVRDDLLERPAMVYVSEVGQESPRPQVIGGGFYARGGARNALLGSADSARRIALLPDPPENIDYYRRLDPSSADVSPRLGETAVMAFRTQIFVTRSHVAVVSGIAAGSPHVDGVFTALGEVVAA is encoded by the coding sequence GTGTTCCTCGACACCACACTGCGCCGCAATCCCCACCTCATCGAGGCCGCGCAGGCACTGCACGCCGACGGCCTGATTGAACCCGACACATACGTGATCGACGTCGACACCGTGTCCGCCAATGCCCGCGCACTTGCGGCGACCGCCACTGCACACGGACTCGTTCCCTGGGCTGTCATCAAGCAGATTGGCCGCAACCCACTCGTCACCCGGGCGATCACCCAGCATCTCCCGCTTGGCACGGCTATCGACGTGCGCGAGGCACGGGCGCTGCTCGCCGGCGGCGCGCACCTTGGAAACGTCGGGCACCTCGTCCAGATCCCACGCAAGGCGCTGCCTGAGATCCTCGCCGCAGGCGCAGACCATGTCACGGTGTACGACGTCTCAAACCTCCGAGCGGTCGACGCCGCAGCCCGCAGCCTGGGCATCGTCCAGCCGATCATCGCTCGCATCGCCGGACATGCCTCCGATTCCTACCCTGGGCAGGAGGGCGGGTTCGCGCCCTGCGACATGGCCCGTCTCCTTGAGACCACCGAGAGCCTCGCGCACACCCGACTGGTTGGCGTCACAGGTTTCCCCTGCGTCGTGTTCGACCCCGCCCTCGGCAGGCCGCGCGTCACTGCCACGCTTGACGCAGTGCTGCGCGCCGCAGAGGTGATCCGCGGCGCCGGAGTCGAACCCGTCATCAGTCTGCCCAGCCATTCGAGTTGCTCGACCGTCCCGCTGGTCGCGGCGGCGGGCGGCACACACATCGAACCCGGTCATGCGCTGACGGGGTCGACACCCGAGCACGCCGTGCGTGACGACCTCCTTGAGCGGCCCGCGATGGTCTATGTGTCGGAGGTCGGGCAGGAGTCGCCGCGACCCCAGGTCATCGGCGGTGGCTTCTACGCCCGCGGTGGCGCTCGCAACGCACTGCTCGGGAGCGCCGACTCCGCGCGGCGGATCGCCCTGCTGCCCGATCCCCCGGAGAACATCGACTACTACCGTCGCCTGGACCCCTCTTCTGCTGACGTCTCTCCGCGTTTGGGCGAGACGGCCGTCATGGCGTTCCGGACGCAGATCTTCGTGACCAGGTCGCACGTCGCCGTCGTCTCTGGCATCGCCGCGGGCTCACCCCATGTCGACGGAGTCTTCACCGCCCTGGGCGAGGTGGTCGCGGCATGA
- a CDS encoding phosphopentomutase: MTATILVLDGFGVGAMPDAGEIRSADSRADTFGSLSLWAGARDRSALRVPHLAALGLATLRPDLGLGSAALTLPRVARRAALGYPGADTFAGHQTMMGADMSHVVLRRLEESLDEVRAALHAAGHRTALLDGGPVIVVDDELLVHDNLEADPGLIWNVSARLDYMPWESILHVASAVRSVAPVARVIAVGGYSSEPLPAAVRPGAFGVVGLDTPASGFYRNGGLRVQHFGADIDHRHQLPEVTARAGLPVTLIGKAADILATDADVVRLPGVSTERVLADAVRAAHSGGLVVANVQQTDLAGHQQDPARFIELLEQVDATIPNLLDALGPGDLLVVVADHGNDPLIGHAHHTREYVPVLAASGGRHRADCANGAMRGVDLESLADVGASVAAHLGLDPNDLAHGSPTDLLALGGATHR; the protein is encoded by the coding sequence ATGACGGCCACGATCCTGGTGCTCGACGGCTTCGGGGTCGGTGCCATGCCCGACGCGGGCGAGATCCGGTCTGCCGACTCCCGCGCGGACACGTTTGGCTCGCTGTCCCTCTGGGCGGGCGCGCGCGACCGGTCCGCGCTGCGGGTACCCCACCTCGCTGCGCTTGGCCTCGCGACGCTGCGCCCCGACCTCGGGCTGGGGTCTGCGGCGCTGACACTCCCGCGTGTCGCGCGGCGCGCCGCGCTCGGCTACCCCGGAGCCGATACGTTCGCCGGACACCAGACGATGATGGGGGCCGACATGTCCCACGTCGTACTGCGGCGTCTCGAGGAGAGCCTCGACGAGGTGCGCGCGGCGCTCCACGCCGCCGGGCATCGCACCGCGTTGCTCGACGGCGGACCCGTCATCGTCGTCGACGACGAACTGCTGGTCCATGACAACTTGGAGGCGGACCCAGGCCTGATCTGGAACGTCTCGGCTCGACTCGACTACATGCCCTGGGAGTCGATCCTTCACGTCGCCTCCGCGGTGCGCTCGGTCGCTCCCGTGGCGCGCGTCATCGCCGTCGGCGGCTACTCGTCAGAGCCGCTGCCCGCGGCCGTCCGCCCCGGCGCCTTCGGCGTCGTCGGCCTGGACACACCTGCTTCTGGCTTCTATCGCAATGGCGGCCTGCGGGTGCAGCACTTCGGCGCGGACATAGACCACCGCCATCAACTCCCTGAGGTCACCGCCCGCGCGGGTCTGCCGGTCACCCTCATCGGCAAAGCTGCGGACATCCTCGCGACGGATGCAGACGTCGTGCGCCTCCCCGGGGTCTCGACCGAGAGAGTCCTCGCAGACGCGGTGCGCGCGGCTCACAGCGGCGGCCTCGTCGTCGCCAACGTCCAGCAGACCGACCTGGCAGGACACCAGCAGGACCCGGCCCGGTTCATCGAACTCCTTGAACAGGTTGACGCGACTATCCCCAACCTGCTCGACGCCCTGGGGCCAGGTGACCTTCTTGTCGTCGTCGCGGACCACGGCAACGACCCACTCATCGGGCACGCTCATCACACGCGCGAGTACGTCCCGGTGCTGGCCGCCAGCGGCGGCCGACATCGGGCCGACTGCGCGAACGGTGCGATGCGCGGGGTCGATCTGGAGTCGCTCGCCGACGTCGGCGCGTCGGTCGCTGCTCACCTCGGCCTCGACCCGAATGATCTCGCACACGGCTCCCCAACCGACCTTCTCGCGCTCGGCGGGGCGACTCATCGGTGA
- a CDS encoding TrmH family RNA methyltransferase has product MGVGPWLGELPDGPQWDPELLELGDRRNVVDRYRYWSVAAIVADLDARRDPEFALHVAIENWAHDLNIGSVVRTANAYNVAGVHIVGRRRWNRRGAMVTDRYLHVHHHPDADALAAWAGAAGLPLVGVDNVPGSQPIEAYALPARCVLVLGQESTGLTPAMQAACDVVVHITQHGSTRSLNAGAAGAIAMYAWALRHHPHP; this is encoded by the coding sequence GTGGGCGTCGGCCCGTGGCTGGGCGAGCTGCCCGACGGCCCGCAGTGGGACCCCGAGCTGCTGGAGCTCGGCGACCGGCGCAACGTCGTCGACCGGTACCGCTACTGGTCGGTCGCGGCGATCGTCGCCGACCTCGACGCGCGCCGCGACCCCGAGTTCGCGCTGCACGTCGCCATCGAGAACTGGGCGCACGACCTCAACATCGGGTCGGTCGTGCGCACCGCCAACGCCTACAACGTCGCGGGTGTCCACATCGTCGGCCGACGGCGGTGGAACCGTCGCGGCGCGATGGTGACCGACCGCTATCTGCACGTCCACCACCATCCGGACGCCGACGCGCTCGCCGCGTGGGCCGGCGCCGCGGGACTGCCGCTGGTCGGGGTCGACAACGTGCCGGGCTCGCAGCCCATCGAGGCCTACGCGCTGCCCGCGCGCTGCGTGCTGGTGCTCGGCCAGGAGTCCACGGGCCTGACGCCCGCGATGCAGGCCGCGTGCGACGTCGTCGTGCACATCACGCAGCACGGGTCGACGCGCTCGCTCAACGCGGGCGCGGCGGGCGCCATCGCCATGTACGCCTGGGCGCTACGCCACCACCCCCACCCCTAA
- the purT gene encoding formate-dependent phosphoribosylglycinamide formyltransferase has translation MSARPTPPAPFSTGSTPAAIGTPLSEHATRVLLLGAGELGKEVAIELQRLGAEVIAVDRYANAPAMQVAHRAHVVDMLDGDALRAVLDAERPHVVVPEIEAIATHVLADVEATGVRVVPTARATRLTMDREGIRRLAAEELGLATSPYRFVDTLDDLRAAVDALGLPCVVKPVMSSSGKGQSVLRTPDDVAAAWAYAQTGGRAAAHGPDDAVRVIVEGFVEFDDEITLLTVRHRGADGRDATVFCPPVGHVQADGDYRESWQPAPMRPDVLARAQEVAARVTEALGGWGLFGVELFVVGDDVLFSEVSPRPHDTGLVTLVGQDVSEFALHARAVLGLPVAAPSPVGGPGQEAAASCAVLAEGSGVPVFLGVDQALAVPTAQVRLFGKPRVDGRRRVAVTLARGADVAQARERARAAAAALRTDLA, from the coding sequence ATGAGCGCTCGTCCCACCCCGCCCGCCCCGTTCTCCACAGGTTCCACACCGGCCGCGATCGGAACGCCGTTGTCCGAGCACGCCACGCGCGTGCTGCTGCTGGGCGCCGGCGAGCTCGGCAAGGAGGTGGCGATCGAGCTGCAGCGCCTGGGCGCCGAGGTGATCGCCGTCGACCGCTACGCCAACGCCCCGGCCATGCAGGTCGCGCACCGCGCCCACGTCGTCGACATGCTCGACGGCGACGCGCTGCGCGCCGTGCTCGACGCCGAGCGCCCCCACGTCGTCGTGCCCGAGATCGAGGCGATCGCCACGCACGTGCTCGCCGACGTCGAGGCGACGGGAGTGCGCGTCGTCCCGACGGCGCGCGCCACCCGCCTGACCATGGACCGCGAGGGCATCCGCCGCCTGGCCGCCGAGGAGCTCGGGCTGGCGACCTCGCCCTACCGGTTCGTCGACACGCTCGACGACCTGCGCGCCGCCGTCGACGCGCTCGGGCTGCCGTGCGTCGTCAAGCCCGTCATGTCCTCCTCGGGCAAGGGCCAGTCGGTGCTGCGCACGCCCGACGACGTCGCGGCGGCGTGGGCGTACGCGCAGACCGGGGGCCGCGCCGCAGCGCACGGGCCCGACGACGCAGTGCGCGTCATCGTCGAGGGCTTCGTCGAGTTCGACGACGAGATCACCCTGCTCACGGTGCGTCACCGGGGCGCCGACGGGCGGGACGCGACCGTGTTCTGCCCGCCCGTGGGGCACGTGCAGGCCGACGGCGACTACCGCGAGTCGTGGCAGCCCGCGCCGATGCGTCCGGACGTGCTGGCCCGCGCCCAGGAGGTCGCGGCGCGCGTGACCGAGGCGCTCGGCGGTTGGGGGCTGTTCGGCGTCGAGCTGTTCGTGGTGGGCGACGACGTGCTGTTCTCCGAGGTCAGCCCGCGCCCGCACGACACCGGCCTGGTCACGCTCGTGGGCCAGGACGTCAGCGAGTTCGCGCTGCACGCGCGCGCGGTGCTCGGGTTGCCGGTCGCCGCGCCGTCGCCTGTGGGCGGGCCCGGGCAGGAGGCGGCGGCCTCGTGCGCGGTGCTCGCCGAGGGGTCGGGCGTGCCGGTGTTCTTGGGCGTGGACCAGGCGCTGGCGGTCCCGACGGCGCAGGTGCGGCTGTTCGGCAAGCCGCGCGTCGACGGCCGGCGCCGCGTCGCGGTCACGCTCGCGCGCGGCGCCGACGTCGCCCAGGCCCGTGAGCGCGCCCGCGCGGCGGCGGCAGCCCTGAGGACCGACCTTGCCTGA
- a CDS encoding VTT domain-containing protein yields the protein MLTAFADALPTFAASLPAGPAHTLAPGWMDPSTLITGFLTDYGSWAILAIALVVFVETGLLFPILPGDSLLFMAGAFTAQHAMRLPLPVVMLTLFVAAVLGNSTGYTLGRTFGARLFDRPDSRVFKRRYIDQTQRYFDAYGGRTITIAQFVPIVRTYAPVASGIGRMPFRHFIAFNALGAALWAAGITFVGYLLGNIAFVKDHVEALVLLIVAVSVVPMAVEVLRERRKLARAASPALAAGGPAPSGEGAASDAIAVPVGATVAAQGAAAGTFDDDGARPRHAR from the coding sequence ATGCTCACCGCGTTCGCTGACGCCCTGCCCACGTTCGCGGCATCGCTTCCCGCCGGCCCGGCGCACACGCTCGCCCCGGGCTGGATGGACCCCTCGACACTCATCACCGGGTTCCTGACGGACTACGGCAGCTGGGCGATCCTCGCGATCGCGCTCGTGGTCTTCGTCGAGACGGGGCTGCTGTTCCCGATCCTGCCGGGCGACTCGCTGCTGTTCATGGCGGGCGCGTTCACCGCGCAGCACGCCATGCGGCTGCCGCTGCCGGTCGTCATGCTGACGCTGTTCGTCGCCGCGGTGCTCGGCAACTCGACCGGGTACACGCTCGGACGGACGTTCGGCGCGCGCCTGTTCGACCGCCCGGACTCGCGGGTGTTCAAGCGCCGGTACATCGACCAGACCCAGCGGTACTTCGACGCCTACGGCGGGCGCACCATCACGATCGCGCAGTTCGTGCCCATCGTGCGCACCTACGCGCCCGTGGCCTCGGGCATCGGGCGGATGCCGTTCCGGCACTTCATCGCCTTCAACGCGCTCGGCGCGGCGCTGTGGGCCGCCGGGATCACGTTCGTGGGCTATCTGCTGGGCAACATCGCGTTCGTCAAGGACCACGTCGAGGCCCTGGTGCTGCTCATCGTCGCGGTGTCGGTCGTGCCCATGGCGGTCGAGGTGCTGCGCGAGCGGCGCAAGCTCGCGCGCGCCGCGTCCCCGGCGCTGGCCGCCGGCGGACCGGCGCCGTCGGGCGAGGGCGCGGCCAGCGACGCGATCGCGGTCCCCGTCGGCGCCACGGTCGCCGCGCAGGGCGCGGCGGCGGGTACCTTCGACGACGACGGCGCGCGGCCGCGGCACGCGCGCTGA
- a CDS encoding HAD-IIA family hydrolase — translation MTRTIESWLTDMDGVLVHEGHAIPGAPEFITALRDAGRPFLVLTNNSIFTPRDLRARLHTSGIDLPEECIWTSALATAQFLRDQVPNGSAYAIGEAGLTTALYEAGYTLTEADPDYVVLGETRTYSFEAITKAIRLIQGGARFIATNPDTTGPSLEGPLPATGAVAALITAATGRKPYYVGKPNPMMFRSALNRIDAHSEVTAMIGDRMDTDVVAGIEAGLATFLVLTGSTRTEDVNKYPFRPSRVVDSIADLIELV, via the coding sequence ATGACCCGCACGATCGAGTCGTGGCTCACCGATATGGACGGCGTCCTGGTGCACGAGGGGCACGCCATCCCAGGCGCCCCCGAGTTCATCACCGCGCTGCGCGACGCCGGCCGGCCGTTCCTGGTGCTGACCAACAACTCCATCTTCACGCCGCGTGACCTGCGCGCCCGGCTGCACACCAGCGGCATCGACCTGCCGGAGGAGTGCATCTGGACCTCCGCGCTGGCCACGGCCCAGTTCCTGCGCGACCAGGTGCCGAACGGCTCGGCGTACGCCATCGGTGAGGCGGGCCTGACGACGGCGCTGTACGAGGCGGGCTACACGCTCACCGAGGCCGACCCCGACTACGTCGTGCTGGGCGAGACCCGCACGTACTCGTTCGAGGCGATCACCAAGGCGATCCGGCTCATCCAGGGCGGGGCGCGCTTCATCGCGACCAACCCGGACACCACGGGGCCGTCGCTGGAGGGGCCGCTGCCCGCGACGGGCGCCGTGGCCGCGCTCATCACTGCGGCCACGGGGCGCAAGCCCTACTACGTGGGCAAACCCAACCCGATGATGTTCCGCTCGGCGCTCAACCGCATCGACGCGCACTCCGAGGTCACGGCCATGATCGGCGACCGCATGGACACCGACGTCGTCGCGGGCATCGAGGCGGGGCTGGCCACGTTCCTGGTGCTGACGGGCTCGACCCGCACCGAGGACGTCAACAAGTACCCGTTCCGCCCGTCCCGGGTGGTCGACTCGATCGCGGACCTCATCGAGCTGGTGTAG